In a genomic window of Candidatus Eisenbacteria bacterium:
- a CDS encoding BrnA antitoxin family protein gives MRKEYDFSKAIKNPYARRIKKQVTIRVDETTIAYFKKLASDMNVPYQTLINLYLRDCAASRRRLALKWVFSDN, from the coding sequence CAAGGCGATCAAGAATCCATACGCCAGACGCATAAAGAAACAGGTCACTATTCGCGTGGATGAAACGACCATCGCCTACTTCAAGAAACTTGCCAGTGACATGAATGTTCCTTATCAAACCCTTATTAACTTGTACCTGCGCGACTGTGCTGCCTCACGCCGGCGCCTCGCCTTGAAATGGGTGTTCAGCGACAATTAG